The genomic window CTGGCCCGCGCTACTCGCCGGCCAACTCGCCCAGCACCCGGTCGAGCGTCTGCACCAGCAGGTCGGCGTCGCATTCGGCAAACGGCATCGGCGGCCGGATCTTCAGCACATTGTGATGCGGCCCGTCGGTGCCGATGAGGATCCCCTCCTCGCGCAACCGATCGGCGACGTACGACGCGTCGGCGCCGGCCGGCTCCCGCGTCTGGCGATCGCGCACCAACTCGACCCCGAGGAACAACCCCGATCCGCGCACGTCGCCGATGCGCTCGTGGCGCTGGGCCAACGCGCGCAGGCCGCCCAGCAGGTGCTGGCCCACCGCGAGCGCGTGCGCCTGCAGTCCCTCGTCGCGCAGCACGTCGAGCACCGCCAGGCCCACGGCGCACGACACGGTGTTGCCGCCGAAGGTGCTGAAGTACTCCATGCCGTTGGCGAAGTCGGCCGCGATGGCGGGCGTGGTGACCACGGCGGCGAGCGGGTGGCCGTTGCCGAGCGGCTTGCCCATGACGACGATGTCGGGCACCACGCCGTGCGCCTCGAACGCCCAGCAGTGGGTGCCGATGCGGCCGAGTCCCGTCTGCACCTCGTCGGCGATGCACACGCCCCCGCCGTCGCGGACGTGGCGGTACGCCTCGGCGAGGTACCCGGCGGGGAGGATGATCTGGCCGCCCACGCTGGGGCACGTCTCGGCGATGAATCCGGCCACGCCGCGGCCGGCGGCCCGCACCGCGTCCACGAGCTCGGCCACGTGCCGGGCGTACCGGGATCCCGCGTCGGGGTCGCCGCGCCGGTAGGGCCCCCGGTAGTCGTCGGGCAGCGGCGCCACGTGCACCCACTCCGGCCCGCCGGTTCCGCCCGGCCCGGCGTGCTTGTACGGACTCAGGTCTATGAGCGATGTCGTATTACCGTGGTACGCCGCATCGAGCACGACCATGTCGCGCTCGCCGGTATGCGCGCGCGCCAGCCGCAGGGCCAGCTCGTTGGCCTCGCTCGCCGAATTGGTGAAGTAGCAGACGGAGAGGCCCGGCGGGAGCGTGGCCGCGAGACGTTCCGCGTACTCCACCGGGAGGTCGTTCAGGTACCGCGTGTTCGTGTTGAGCACGCGCATCTGATCGTACGCCGCCTGGACGACGCGGGGATGGGCGTGCCCCACGTGCGGGACGTTGTTGTACGCGTCCACGTACTGGCGGCCGGTATCGTCGAACAGATACTGCATCCACCCGCGCGCGATGGTGAGCGGCTCGCGGTAGGCGAGGCTCAGGTTGGCGCCGAAGTGCGCGCGGCGTCCGGCCAGCGTCTCGTGGGCGGCACGGGGCGGCGCCGGGAAGCGGCGGGACGGAATCCCGACCAGCAGGTTGGGGTCGGGGCACACCGTACGCCACGCGTCGCGCTGGCTGGCCCGCACGACGCCCGGAAACCCGAGATCCAGATCGAGCAGATCGGCGATCACCTGCAGATGCAGATGCGGCGTCCACCCGCCGTTGACGTCGGCCGTGCCGAGCGCGCCGATCCGCTCGCCACACGCGATCGCCTGCCCCACGCGCAGCCCGGCCAGCGAGTCACGGCTCAGATGCCCATACAGGGTGAAGAACTCGGTGCCATCGCCGGTGGTGTGTCGCAGAATGATCACGGGACCGTAGTCCAGCGGGTTCGCGTTGTCGGCCAAGGCGTGCACGGTGCCCGCCAGCGGCGCGTGCACGGGCGTGCCGGCGTCGGCGAACAGGTCGAGCCCCACGTGGATGGTGCGCCGCTCGTCGGTCACGCGTTCACCGCCCGAGAAGAGCGGCGTCACGTAGAGCAGGCGCGGCTCGTCGTACCGCCCCACCGCCACGCGCACGTCTGCCTCGCGCATGGCGGCGGCGATCTGCGGCGTGAGGTGCGCCGCGTCGCGCGCGTCGGGATCGCCGCTCACGAACGGGCTGGCGACACTCAGGTCGAGCACCAGGCAGGGCTCGGCGCGCAGATCGACGTCGAGCACCGGCGCGAACCCGGCCGCGTGGTCCAGGAGCCAGGATACCACGGCCCCCGCGCTGGCCACGGAGGGCAGGCCGCACGCATGCCGCAGCACCGCTTCGGCCACACGGAAGGGCGTGGCGGCGAGCACCGGCAGCAGCTGCCGGATACGGCGCTGGCTCACCCCCAGGTACGCGTTGTCCGGGCGCTGTTCCATCTGCGCGGCCGCGATGCACGCACTGGCGCACAGTCGCATGGCGGCGAGGCCGAACAGCGCCGACAGTTCGGCCTCGGTGAGCGGCACCTCGGCGTGGTACGCGGCCACGATGCGCGCCGCCACGGCCAGCGGGTCGCGCGCATCGAGCATGGCGTACGCGACGACGATCGCGAGGTCGGCCACCGTGTAGCTGTACACCATGTCGCCGAAGTCGATGATGCCGGCCACCCGCTGCTCGCGCGCCTCCGGCTCGCCGGCGCCGCCCACGAGCACGTTGTAGTCGTTGAGGTCGCCGTGCACGACGCTCCGGCGCAGCCCGCCCAGCCGCGGGGCGGTGTGCCGGTCGAACTGGCGCGCGATCACGTCCACGGCGGCGCCGAGATCGGCGTCGGCCAGGAGCCCGCGTCGTTCGCCGACGACACGGCGCGCGTGGGCCAGATCCCACAGAAAGTCCCGGTGAACGGCCGGATGATCGAAGTCCGCCAATCCGCGCGCGAGCTTGCCCACGCGCCGGCCCAGGTCGTCGAGGAGCGATGGCGAGCGGTGGCCCACCTGGGCGAGGGGCTGTCCGGGCACCCAGGTGACGGCCCACGCGAGATACCGCTGGCCGTCGGCGCCCGACACCGACACCAGCGAGCGGCGGTCCAACGACGGCAGCACGCGCGGCACGATGCGCATGCGCTGCGCCAGCCGCATCATGGCCTGCTGCTGGGCGTCGAGCAGCGCGGGGGATTCGTGGGCGTTGGCGATCTTGAGCACCACGCGCTCTCCCCCGGCCGATTCGACGAGGAAATTCTGGTCGCGCTCGCTGAACAGGCGGCGCGCCGTGCCGCGGATGCCGAAATGCTGCTCGGTGAGCCGGGCGGCGGCCGGCTCGTCGAATCGGGGGGCGAAATCGAGCATGGCAAACGGTACTCAGCGGCCCGCGGGCCGTCCATCGGCCCCGCCACTTTACAGGCCCGCTACAATACGTGCATGACCACCAACGCTCCTGCTCCGCTGTTCGATCCGCTCACGATCCGCAGCGTCGAGTTTCGCAACCGCATCTTCGTCTCGCCGATGTGCCAGTACTCGGCCCAGGACGGCCTCGCCAACGACTGGCACCTGGTCCACCTGGGCAGCCGCGCGGTGGGCGGCGCGGCGCTGGTGCTTGCCGAAGCGACGGCGGTGAGCCCCGAGGGGCGGATCTCGCCGGCCGACACGGGCATCTGGTCGAGCGCTCACGCCGAGGCCTTCCGGCGGATCACGACGTTCGTGCGCGGCCAGGGAGCGGTGCCGGGGGTCCAACTCGCCCATGCCGGCCGCAAGGCCTCGACGCAGATCCCGTGGGTGGGCAACGCGATGTTGCCGCCCGCCGACGGCGGGTGGCAGACGGTGGCGCCTAGCGCGCTGGCGTTCTCTCCCGACTATCCGCACCCGCGCGCGCTGAGCGTGAGCGAGTTGGACGAGGTCGAGGCGCAGTGGGTGGCGGCCGCCGGCTTTGCGCAGGAGGCCGGATTCGAGGTGATCGAGCTGCACATGGCCCACGGCTACCTGATGCATCAATTCCTCTCGCCGCTCACCAACCAGCGCGCCGACCAGTACGGCGGCAGCCTGGAGAATCGGATGCGGTTTCCGCTGCGCGTGGCGCGCGCCGTGCGCCAGGCGTGGCCCGAGCGGCTTCCGCTGTTCGTGCGTCTGTCGGTGACCGACTGGACGGACGGGGGCTGGGACGTGGAGCAGTCGGTGACGCTGTCCAGAGCGCTGCGCGAACTGGGCGTGGACCTGATCGATTGCTCGAGCGGTGGCCTGGTGCCGCAGGCGAAGATTCCGGTGGGACCGGGCTATCAGGTGCCGTTTGCCGAGCGCATCCGCCGCGACGCCGGGATCGCCACGGGCGCGGTGGGGATGATCACCGAGCCGGAGCAGGCCAACGCCATCATCGCCGAAGGCAAGGCCGACGCGGTGATCATGGCGCGCGAACTGTTGCGCGACCCGTACTGGCCGATGCACGCCGCGAAGGCGCTGGGGGCCGAGGTCCGCTGGCCGGAGCAGTATCTGAGGGCCAAGAGCCGGTAGGACGGTAGGGACAGGACGACAGCAGACCCGTTCGCCGTCTCAGGCGCGCAACTTCAGGACGATCTTGCCCACGTGCTCCCCGCGCTCCAGCGCGCGGTGGGCCGCGGCCGCATCGGCGAAATCGAACACCTTGTGCACCATCGGCTTGATCTCGCGCGCCTCGATGAGCGGCCAGATCCGCGCGCGCAGCGCGGCCGCGATCTCGCCCTTGAAGGCGACCGGCCGCGGCCGGAGCGTGGAGCCGGTGATCACGAGCCGCTTGGCCATCACTTCGCGGATGTTGAATTGGGCTTTCGCACCGCCGAGCGTGGCGATGAAGACCAGCCGCCCCTCGTCGGCGAGCAGCGAGAGTTCGCGGGGGACATAGTCGCCGCCCACCATGTCGAGGATCACGTCCACGCCGCGCCCTCCGGTGGCGGCGCGGATCACGTCCACGAAATCCTCGGTCTTGTAGTTCACCGCGCGCTCGGCGCCGAGCTGCATGCAGGCCGCGCATTTGTCGGGGGTGCCGGCGGTGGCGAACACGCGAGCGCCGAGCGCGCGCGCCATCTGGATGGCCGCCACGCCGATGCCGCTGGCGCCGCCCTGCACCAGCAAGCTCTGGCCGGCCGCGAGGCGTCCCCGGTCGAACACGTTGGTCCAGACCGTGAAGAAGGTTTCGGGAAGCGATGCCGCCTCGACCATCGAGAGCCCGCGCGGAACGGGCAGACACTGCACGGCCGGCGCCACGCACCACTCGGCGTACCCGCCGCCCGCCACGAGCGCGCAGACGTCGTCGCCGACGGCGAAGCCGGCCGCCTCGGGGCCCACCGCCGCGATGGTGCCGGCCACTTCGAGGCCGAGGATCTCGCTCGCCCCGGGAGGCGGCGGGTAGGCGCCCTGGCGCTGGAGCAGGTCGGGACGATTGACGCCGGCGGCGGCCACCCGGATCAGGACCTCGCCGGCGCCGGCCACGGGCGTGGGCCGCTCGCCCGGGACGAGCACGTCCGGCCCGCCGGGCGCGGTGCACTCGATGACGCGCATATCAGACGGTGTGTCCGCGCACGCCGTGCGGGCGGTAGGGTTCGTCCAGCGCCCGCAGTTCGTCGGGCGACAGCTGGAGGTCGAGCGCACGGATCGCCGCTTCGAGATGCGACAGCTTGGTCGCGCCGACGATCGGCGCCACGACGCCGGGCCGCGACAGCAGCCACGCCAGCGCGACCTCGGCCATCATCACGCCGCGCTGCGCGGCGATGCGCTGCACGGCGTCCACCACGTTCCAGTCGTCCTCGCTGTCGTAGAGCCGCGACGAGAAATCGTCGGAGCCGGCGCGGGTGGTGCCGCCGCTCGTGACCTTGGCGTCGGCGGGGCGCGGTCGCGTGAGCACGCCGCGGGCCAGCGGGCTCCACGGGATGAGGCCAACGCCATCGTGCAGGCAGAGCGGGATCATCTCGCGCTCCTCCTCGCGGTAGAGGAGGTTGTAGTGATTCTGCATGGAGATGAACCGCGCCCAGCCCCGGCGCTCGGACGTGCTGAGCGCCTGCGCCATGCGCCACGCCGAGCCGGAGCTGGCGCCCAGGTAGCGCACCTTGCCCGAGCGCACGAGGTCGTTGAGCGCTTCGAGGGTCTCGTCGATGGGCACGCCGGCGTCGAAGCGGTGAATCTGGTACAGATCGATGGCCTCGATGCCGAGGCGGCGCAGACTCGCCTCGCATGCCTGCAGGATATGCTTGCGCGACAGGCCGCCCATGTTGGGGCCGTTGCTCATCGCGAAGTTCACCTTGGTGGCGATCACGATCTCGTCGCGGTTGGCCATGGCCCGCAGGGCGCGTCCGGTGACCTCCTCGCTCACGCCCAGCGAATACATGTCGGCCGTGTCGAAGAAATTGATGCCGGCGTCGAGGGCGCGCCGGAAGAACGGCTGGGCGGCGGATTCGTCGAGCACCCATTGGCGCCAGCTCGGCGTGCCGTAGCTCATGCAGCCGAGGGCGAGACGCGAGACCTGCAGGCCGGAGTGGCCAAGTCGGATGTGTTGCATGTCAGTACCGCGCCCTCCACGCGTTGTTCGAGCGATCGATGTCCGGGAGCACGTGCCGCGGGTCCACCTCGGCGGCAACCACCGCCTTGTCCTCCGGCACGCGATACACGAACACGTCACCCAGGTTCCACGTCTCGATGGGGAGCTTGACGGTGGTGGTGGAGTGATCGGCGAACGTGAGCGACAGTTCCACGGGCATGATCATCGTGCCGCGGCTGGCGAGGTACACGCGGGCGCCGTCGCGACTGTTCGTGACCGAGTCCACCGACTGGTCGAGCCGGGCGGTGGTATAGACCCACTCGCGCCAGAACCAGTCGAGGTTCATGCCCGACTCGTCGCGCATGATGCGGAAGAAGTCGGCGGGCGTGGGATGCTTGAACGCCCACGCCTTGATGTAGGCGCGGAACGCGTCGTCGAACCGCTGCTGGCCGAGCACCTCGAAGCGCAGCGTCTGCATCATGAGCGCGGGCTTCTGGTAGCCCGACCAGAACAGATCGCGCACCTCGGTGGGGTTCTCGATGAGCGGCTGTTCGTTGCCGGGCACGCCGTGTTCGGCGTACAGGTGGAGCGGGTGCGATTCGATCGAGTCGCCGTAGGCGGTGCCCTTGAAGTATCGCGCGGCGTTGTGGAGGTCGATGAACGTGTTGAAGCCCTCATCCATCCACGGATACAGGCGCTCGTTGCTGCCCACCAGCATCGGGAACCACTCGTGCCCGAACTCGTGCGCCAGCGCCCATTGCTGATCCTCGCGCGTGGGACTGTTGGGCACGAAGGTGAGCATGGGATATTCCATCCCCTGGATGGGGCCTTCGATCGTCGTGGCGTGCGACCAGGGATAGTGGTACCACTGTTCGCTGAAGTATTTGATCGTCTCGCGGCCCATGCGATTGGCTTCGGGCCATTTGTCGGCGGTACGGCGGTAGAGCGTCTCGATGAGGATGTTGTCCCAACCGCTCGCGTCCCAGAGGAAGTCGGGGCCCGCCGCCCACGCGAAGTCCCGGCTGTCGTGCGCCGTGAAGTGCCAGGTGAGCTCGCCCGCGGTCACCGGCCGGGTGGCGGCGAAGTCGGTCAACTCGCGACTCGTGATGATGTGCACCGTGGTATCCGACGCGCGAGCCAGCGCGAGGCGGCGGATCTCGGTGGGCGTGAGCACCGTCGTGGGATTCTGCAGTTCGCCGGTGGCGCGCACGATGTAGCTGAACGGGACGGTGAGCGTGACGTCGAAGTTGCCGTACTCGAGGTAGAACTCGCCGGCGCCGATGTACGGCTCGTGGTTCCAGCCGTGGACGTCGTCGTACACGGCCATGCGCGGATACCACTGCGCGATCTCGTACAGCGGGCCGTCGTGCCCCATGCGGCCGCCGCCCTGCTCCGGCACCTTGAAGCTCCATTTGGCGGCGATGTCGACGGCGGCGCCGGGCGCCAGCGGACGCGCGAGGTCGATGCGCATCGTCGTGCCGTAGATGGTGTGGGCGGCGTTCGCGCCGCCGATGCGCACGTAGTCGAGGGTCAGGCCGCCCTTGAATCCCTGGCACGAGAAGTCGAATTCGCTGTCCAGGAACTTGAGCGGCGGCTGGTTGAGCGTGTTGGTGACGCTCGACGGCGCGCAGAGATTCTGCTCCAGGAAGAGCCAGAGGTAGGGCAACGCATCGGGCGAGTTGTTCTGATAGTGGATCGTCTCCGTGCCCGACACCTGGTTGTGCAACGGGTCGAGCGTGGCCGCGATCTTGTAGTCCGCTTCCTGCTGCCAGTAGCGCGCGCCGGGACGGCCCGAGGCGGTACGCACCGAGTTCGGGGTGGGGAGCGTGAGCGGCCGGAACGGCGACGAGTCAGCGACGGCGAGTTCGGCGCGGGATTGCGCGCTGGCCGAGGACATCGGGGCAGCGACGGCCGCACACACGAGGACGAGCAATCCGACCGTCGGGCGCCGGATGGAGCGGAGCGCGCGGCAGGCGGCGCGTGGATGGAGGAGGCGCACGGTGCGTTGGCCCTTCTATTGAAGGAGGAGGGGGCTGGCGGAGGTGGCGAATCGCGCGTAGAAAGCATGTACACGTCGGCGCGGCACCGCAACGCCCCGGATGGGCGGCGACGGCGCCGGAAACCCGCTGCCCCGCACCACCGTACGGAACCGCACGACCTCCCTTCGTCACTCCACCGCTCACTGCGAGGACCCGCCATGAACGAGATGCTGCTCCAGGACATCCTGGTGTTCTTGGGGCTCATGGCGCTGCTCGGCACGCTCGCCAAGATCACGCTGTCGCTGATCAACCGGCGCCGCGGCGGCCTGAACGCCGGCGACGCCAGGACCCTGGAAGACATCTCCGCGCGGCTGACGCATCTGGAGCAGATCGCCGAGTCCACGGCGGTGGAGGTCGAGCGCATCGGCGAGGGCCAGCGCTTCACCACCAAGCTGCTCGGCGATCGCGCCGCCAAGGGGTAGCGCGCCACCGCGGGGTCAGCGGCCGAACCCCGCCCCGCCGCAGGCCAGACTCGGAT from Gemmatimonadaceae bacterium includes these protein-coding regions:
- a CDS encoding aminotransferase class III-fold pyridoxal phosphate-dependent enzyme; this encodes MLDFAPRFDEPAAARLTEQHFGIRGTARRLFSERDQNFLVESAGGERVVLKIANAHESPALLDAQQQAMMRLAQRMRIVPRVLPSLDRRSLVSVSGADGQRYLAWAVTWVPGQPLAQVGHRSPSLLDDLGRRVGKLARGLADFDHPAVHRDFLWDLAHARRVVGERRGLLADADLGAAVDVIARQFDRHTAPRLGGLRRSVVHGDLNDYNVLVGGAGEPEAREQRVAGIIDFGDMVYSYTVADLAIVVAYAMLDARDPLAVAARIVAAYHAEVPLTEAELSALFGLAAMRLCASACIAAAQMEQRPDNAYLGVSQRRIRQLLPVLAATPFRVAEAVLRHACGLPSVASAGAVVSWLLDHAAGFAPVLDVDLRAEPCLVLDLSVASPFVSGDPDARDAAHLTPQIAAAMREADVRVAVGRYDEPRLLYVTPLFSGGERVTDERRTIHVGLDLFADAGTPVHAPLAGTVHALADNANPLDYGPVIILRHTTGDGTEFFTLYGHLSRDSLAGLRVGQAIACGERIGALGTADVNGGWTPHLHLQVIADLLDLDLGFPGVVRASQRDAWRTVCPDPNLLVGIPSRRFPAPPRAAHETLAGRRAHFGANLSLAYREPLTIARGWMQYLFDDTGRQYVDAYNNVPHVGHAHPRVVQAAYDQMRVLNTNTRYLNDLPVEYAERLAATLPPGLSVCYFTNSASEANELALRLARAHTGERDMVVLDAAYHGNTTSLIDLSPYKHAGPGGTGGPEWVHVAPLPDDYRGPYRRGDPDAGSRYARHVAELVDAVRAAGRGVAGFIAETCPSVGGQIILPAGYLAEAYRHVRDGGGVCIADEVQTGLGRIGTHCWAFEAHGVVPDIVVMGKPLGNGHPLAAVVTTPAIAADFANGMEYFSTFGGNTVSCAVGLAVLDVLRDEGLQAHALAVGQHLLGGLRALAQRHERIGDVRGSGLFLGVELVRDRQTREPAGADASYVADRLREEGILIGTDGPHHNVLKIRPPMPFAECDADLLVQTLDRVLGELAGE
- a CDS encoding aldo/keto reductase, whose amino-acid sequence is MQHIRLGHSGLQVSRLALGCMSYGTPSWRQWVLDESAAQPFFRRALDAGINFFDTADMYSLGVSEEVTGRALRAMANRDEIVIATKVNFAMSNGPNMGGLSRKHILQACEASLRRLGIEAIDLYQIHRFDAGVPIDETLEALNDLVRSGKVRYLGASSGSAWRMAQALSTSERRGWARFISMQNHYNLLYREEEREMIPLCLHDGVGLIPWSPLARGVLTRPRPADAKVTSGGTTRAGSDDFSSRLYDSEDDWNVVDAVQRIAAQRGVMMAEVALAWLLSRPGVVAPIVGATKLSHLEAAIRALDLQLSPDELRALDEPYRPHGVRGHTV
- a CDS encoding NAD(P)H-quinone oxidoreductase, with the translated sequence MRVIECTAPGGPDVLVPGERPTPVAGAGEVLIRVAAAGVNRPDLLQRQGAYPPPPGASEILGLEVAGTIAAVGPEAAGFAVGDDVCALVAGGGYAEWCVAPAVQCLPVPRGLSMVEAASLPETFFTVWTNVFDRGRLAAGQSLLVQGGASGIGVAAIQMARALGARVFATAGTPDKCAACMQLGAERAVNYKTEDFVDVIRAATGGRGVDVILDMVGGDYVPRELSLLADEGRLVFIATLGGAKAQFNIREVMAKRLVITGSTLRPRPVAFKGEIAAALRARIWPLIEAREIKPMVHKVFDFADAAAAHRALERGEHVGKIVLKLRA
- a CDS encoding M1 family metallopeptidase, with translation MSSASAQSRAELAVADSSPFRPLTLPTPNSVRTASGRPGARYWQQEADYKIAATLDPLHNQVSGTETIHYQNNSPDALPYLWLFLEQNLCAPSSVTNTLNQPPLKFLDSEFDFSCQGFKGGLTLDYVRIGGANAAHTIYGTTMRIDLARPLAPGAAVDIAAKWSFKVPEQGGGRMGHDGPLYEIAQWYPRMAVYDDVHGWNHEPYIGAGEFYLEYGNFDVTLTVPFSYIVRATGELQNPTTVLTPTEIRRLALARASDTTVHIITSRELTDFAATRPVTAGELTWHFTAHDSRDFAWAAGPDFLWDASGWDNILIETLYRRTADKWPEANRMGRETIKYFSEQWYHYPWSHATTIEGPIQGMEYPMLTFVPNSPTREDQQWALAHEFGHEWFPMLVGSNERLYPWMDEGFNTFIDLHNAARYFKGTAYGDSIESHPLHLYAEHGVPGNEQPLIENPTEVRDLFWSGYQKPALMMQTLRFEVLGQQRFDDAFRAYIKAWAFKHPTPADFFRIMRDESGMNLDWFWREWVYTTARLDQSVDSVTNSRDGARVYLASRGTMIMPVELSLTFADHSTTTVKLPIETWNLGDVFVYRVPEDKAVVAAEVDPRHVLPDIDRSNNAWRARY
- a CDS encoding NADH:flavin oxidoreductase/NADH oxidase, giving the protein MTTNAPAPLFDPLTIRSVEFRNRIFVSPMCQYSAQDGLANDWHLVHLGSRAVGGAALVLAEATAVSPEGRISPADTGIWSSAHAEAFRRITTFVRGQGAVPGVQLAHAGRKASTQIPWVGNAMLPPADGGWQTVAPSALAFSPDYPHPRALSVSELDEVEAQWVAAAGFAQEAGFEVIELHMAHGYLMHQFLSPLTNQRADQYGGSLENRMRFPLRVARAVRQAWPERLPLFVRLSVTDWTDGGWDVEQSVTLSRALRELGVDLIDCSSGGLVPQAKIPVGPGYQVPFAERIRRDAGIATGAVGMITEPEQANAIIAEGKADAVIMARELLRDPYWPMHAAKALGAEVRWPEQYLRAKSR